From Streptomyces chrestomyceticus JCM 4735, one genomic window encodes:
- a CDS encoding TetR/AcrR family transcriptional regulator, with the protein MPGPARRPRRRLAQPREQVLAAAMATIAESGLDRLTMAGLGREVGMSSGHILYYFGTKDELLLQTLQWSEEQLGARRRAALARRVPVRERLDALVELYLPEGHRDPRWTLWLEVWNRSQNADDAARERQLDLELAWHRDLVALLVEGASKGELRAVDAERFATRTRALLDGFSTHLVVGLPGLDRQQVLRHVGEFLDEGLGAPDA; encoded by the coding sequence GTGCCCGGACCGGCCCGACGGCCTCGGCGGCGGCTCGCCCAGCCGCGTGAGCAGGTGCTCGCCGCGGCGATGGCCACCATCGCCGAGTCGGGCCTGGACCGGCTGACCATGGCCGGGCTGGGCCGCGAGGTCGGGATGAGCAGCGGGCACATCCTCTACTACTTCGGTACGAAGGATGAGCTGCTGCTCCAGACCCTCCAGTGGAGCGAGGAGCAGTTGGGCGCCCGGCGGCGGGCCGCGCTCGCGCGTCGTGTTCCCGTGCGCGAGCGGCTCGACGCCCTGGTGGAGCTGTACCTGCCCGAAGGGCACCGGGACCCGCGCTGGACCCTGTGGCTGGAGGTGTGGAACCGCTCGCAGAACGCGGACGACGCGGCCCGCGAGCGCCAGCTCGACCTGGAACTGGCCTGGCACCGCGACCTGGTGGCGCTGCTGGTCGAAGGTGCCTCGAAGGGCGAGTTGCGGGCCGTGGACGCGGAGCGCTTCGCCACGCGTACGCGCGCGCTGCTGGACGGCTTCAGCACCCACCTCGTCGTCGGCCTGCCGGGCCTGGACCGGCAGCAGGTGCTGCGGCATGTGGGGGAGTTCTTGGATGAGGGGCTGGGTGCGCCGGATGCTTGA
- a CDS encoding agmatine/peptidylarginine deiminase: MTTPAADGFRMPAEWAPHERTWMAWPGPNATFGEEDGEGLESARRAWAGVARAVRRFEPVTVVAGVGQGEGARQLLGPEIEVVERALDDAWMRDIGPTFLVGGGGQLGAVDWVFNGWGAQDWARWERDAEVGGYVGGLAGARTYRSSLVNEGGGLHVDGEGTVLLTETVQLDPGRNPGRTKEEVEAEVHACLGTTKAIWLPRGLTADYGRFGTRGHVDIVAAFARPGVVVAHTQPDPAHPDHEVCAEIVGLLRSSTDARGRRLEVVEVPAPTVVEADGELVDYSYINHYLCNGGVVLCAFGDPRDEEAAAIFRRLFPERTVTPVDARTIFAAGGGIHCITQQQPKVGTV, encoded by the coding sequence ATGACGACTCCCGCCGCCGACGGCTTCCGTATGCCTGCTGAGTGGGCTCCGCACGAGCGGACCTGGATGGCTTGGCCCGGGCCCAATGCCACCTTCGGTGAGGAGGATGGCGAGGGGCTGGAGTCGGCCCGGCGGGCCTGGGCGGGTGTTGCGCGGGCCGTGCGGCGGTTCGAGCCGGTCACGGTGGTGGCGGGTGTCGGGCAAGGGGAGGGGGCGCGGCAGTTGCTCGGGCCGGAGATCGAGGTCGTGGAGCGGGCGCTGGATGACGCGTGGATGAGGGACATCGGGCCTACCTTCCTGGTCGGCGGGGGCGGTCAACTGGGCGCCGTGGACTGGGTGTTCAACGGATGGGGTGCGCAGGACTGGGCGCGCTGGGAGCGGGACGCCGAGGTCGGCGGGTACGTGGGCGGGCTGGCCGGGGCCCGTACGTACCGGTCGTCGCTGGTCAACGAGGGTGGCGGGCTGCATGTGGACGGCGAGGGGACGGTGCTGCTGACGGAGACCGTGCAGCTCGATCCCGGGCGCAATCCGGGGCGTACGAAGGAGGAGGTCGAGGCGGAGGTGCACGCCTGCCTCGGTACCACGAAGGCGATCTGGCTACCGCGTGGACTGACCGCCGACTACGGGCGGTTCGGGACGCGGGGGCATGTGGACATCGTCGCGGCGTTCGCCCGGCCCGGCGTCGTCGTCGCGCACACCCAGCCTGATCCGGCCCACCCCGACCACGAGGTGTGCGCGGAGATCGTCGGGCTGCTGCGTTCCTCGACGGACGCACGCGGCCGGCGGCTGGAGGTGGTCGAGGTGCCCGCGCCGACCGTGGTGGAGGCGGATGGCGAGCTGGTCGACTACTCGTACATCAACCATTACCTGTGCAACGGCGGCGTGGTGCTGTGCGCCTTCGGCGACCCGCGGGACGAGGAGGCCGCCGCGATCTTCCGGCGGCTGTTCCCCGAGCGGACGGTGACGCCGGTCGACGCCCGTACGATCTTCGCAGCGGGCGGTGGCATCCACTGCATCACCCAGCAGCAGCCCAAGGTGGGCACAGTGTGA
- a CDS encoding ATP-binding protein codes for MQFTANAKCVSLARRLVGNVLDAWGYTQDDAARVLLVCAELAANAVQHAGVPGRLFEVRVEDGGAVCLIEVSDASRRMPRRGKADEEAEHGRGLWLVSVLAEEVGDRLRTPLGKTVWARVPLHVPAEPDIAGEQVSSGCDVDTPGT; via the coding sequence ATGCAGTTCACGGCGAACGCCAAGTGTGTCTCTCTCGCTCGCAGGCTGGTCGGCAACGTCCTCGACGCGTGGGGGTACACACAGGACGATGCCGCACGTGTCCTCCTGGTGTGCGCTGAGTTGGCTGCGAACGCCGTTCAGCACGCCGGTGTCCCGGGTCGCCTGTTCGAGGTAAGGGTGGAGGACGGGGGTGCGGTCTGCCTCATCGAGGTTTCTGACGCGAGTCGTCGGATGCCACGGAGGGGGAAAGCCGACGAGGAGGCCGAACACGGCCGGGGGCTATGGCTGGTGTCCGTACTTGCCGAGGAGGTCGGCGACCGTCTGCGTACTCCCCTCGGGAAGACGGTCTGGGCCCGTGTGCCTCTTCACGTACCTGCGGAGCCCGACATCGCAGGCGAACAGGTCTCATCCGGGTGCGATGTCGATACTCCCGGCACTTGA
- a CDS encoding NUDIX hydrolase: MQWTVHGERQIYSNPWVNLWLVDVQQPDGRRWEHHVVRMRHLAVAVVVDEERRVLMMWRHRFVTDVWGWELPMGLIEDGETPERAAAREVEEETGWRVESMKPLVYAQPANGITDSEHHVFRADGATRVGDPTELNESDRIEWIPLSEIRGMIDRREIVSSGSLVGLLYLLLDEATQGAG; the protein is encoded by the coding sequence ATGCAGTGGACCGTCCATGGCGAACGGCAGATCTACAGCAACCCGTGGGTCAACCTGTGGCTCGTCGACGTCCAGCAGCCCGATGGCCGGCGATGGGAACATCACGTCGTGCGGATGCGGCATCTGGCTGTCGCCGTGGTGGTCGACGAGGAGCGGCGGGTGCTGATGATGTGGCGGCACCGCTTCGTGACGGACGTCTGGGGATGGGAACTCCCGATGGGCCTGATCGAGGACGGGGAGACTCCGGAACGGGCGGCGGCGCGTGAGGTGGAAGAAGAGACCGGCTGGCGCGTCGAGTCGATGAAACCACTGGTGTACGCGCAGCCCGCGAACGGCATCACCGATTCCGAGCATCACGTGTTCAGGGCCGACGGGGCGACGCGGGTCGGTGACCCGACGGAACTCAATGAATCCGACCGGATCGAATGGATTCCCCTGTCCGAGATTCGGGGCATGATCGACCGGCGTGAAATCGTCAGCAGCGGTTCACTCGTCGGTCTGCTGTATCTGCTGCTGGACGAGGCCACCCAGGGCGCTGGTTAG
- a CDS encoding branched-chain amino acid aminotransferase yields the protein MTTPTIELKPSSHPLSDAERERALASPGFGRYFTDHMVTIKWTEGRGWHDAQLVPYAPLSMDPANMTLHYAQTIFEGLKAYRQPDGTVATFRPDANARRFQASARRLGMPELPVETFVAACDALVKQDKDWVPTNAEESLYLRPFMIASEVGLGVRPANEYLFIVIASPAGAYFTGGVKPVSVWLSQEYVRAVRGGTGAAKTGGNYAASLVAQAQAAQHGCDQVVWLDALERRWIEEMGGMNLYFVYGNKIVTPELSGSLLPGITRDSLLKIATDLGYEAAEGRISVDDWKAATEDGSLTEVFACGTAAVITPVGSVKSETASWTVGDGKPGEATMKLRKALLDLQTGVTPDTHGWMHPLG from the coding sequence ATGACGACGCCCACGATCGAGCTCAAGCCCTCCTCCCACCCGCTCTCCGACGCGGAGCGGGAGCGGGCCCTGGCCAGCCCCGGCTTCGGCCGGTACTTCACCGACCACATGGTGACGATCAAGTGGACCGAAGGCCGCGGCTGGCACGACGCCCAGTTGGTGCCGTACGCCCCGCTGTCCATGGACCCGGCCAACATGACGCTGCACTACGCGCAGACGATCTTCGAGGGCCTGAAGGCGTACCGCCAGCCCGACGGCACCGTCGCCACCTTCCGCCCGGACGCCAACGCCCGGCGCTTCCAGGCGTCCGCCCGCCGCCTCGGCATGCCCGAGCTGCCCGTCGAGACGTTCGTCGCGGCCTGCGACGCCTTGGTCAAGCAGGACAAGGACTGGGTGCCGACCAACGCCGAAGAGTCGCTCTACCTGCGCCCCTTCATGATCGCGAGCGAGGTCGGGCTGGGCGTCCGGCCCGCCAACGAGTACCTGTTCATCGTGATCGCCTCCCCGGCCGGCGCCTACTTCACCGGCGGCGTCAAGCCGGTCTCCGTCTGGCTCTCCCAGGAGTACGTGCGCGCCGTGCGCGGGGGCACCGGCGCCGCCAAGACCGGCGGCAACTACGCGGCGTCCCTCGTCGCCCAGGCCCAGGCCGCCCAGCACGGCTGCGACCAGGTCGTCTGGCTGGACGCCCTGGAGCGCCGCTGGATCGAGGAGATGGGCGGCATGAACCTGTACTTCGTGTACGGGAACAAGATCGTCACCCCGGAGCTGTCCGGCTCCCTCCTCCCCGGCATCACCCGCGACTCCCTCCTGAAGATCGCCACCGACCTGGGCTACGAGGCCGCCGAGGGCCGCATCTCCGTCGACGACTGGAAAGCCGCCACCGAGGACGGCTCCCTGACCGAGGTCTTCGCCTGCGGCACCGCCGCCGTGATCACCCCCGTCGGCTCCGTCAAGTCCGAGACCGCCTCCTGGACCGTCGGCGACGGCAAGCCCGGCGAGGCCACCATGAAACTCCGCAAGGCCCTCCTGGACCTCCAGACGGGCGTCACCCCTGACACGCATGGGTGGATGCATCCGCTGGGCTGA
- a CDS encoding 3-isopropylmalate dehydrogenase, which yields MSRSIRLAVIPGDGIGQEVVAQGLKVLGAVLPQDVKLETKEYDLGARRWHATGETLPDAELESLKEHDAILLGAIGDPSVPSGILERGLLLKLRFAFDHYVNLRPSKLFPNTATPLAGRPDIDFVVVREGTEGPYTGNGGSLRTGTPHEVATEVSLNTAYGVERVVRDAYERADARPRKKLTLVHKNNVLVHAGHMWKKIFDKVGEEYPEVTTDYLHVDAATIFFVTQPERFDVIVTDNLFGDILTDLAAAVTGGIGLAASGNINPTGAFPSMFEPVHGSAPDIAGTGKADPTATVLSTALLLRHLGYEAEAARIEEAVAADLAARDEIPRTTGEIGDALATRVAG from the coding sequence ATGTCTCGCAGCATTCGCCTCGCAGTGATCCCCGGTGACGGTATCGGCCAGGAGGTCGTGGCCCAAGGGCTGAAGGTCCTCGGCGCGGTCCTCCCGCAGGACGTCAAGCTGGAAACCAAGGAGTACGACCTCGGCGCCCGGCGATGGCACGCCACCGGCGAGACCCTGCCGGACGCGGAGCTGGAGTCGCTCAAGGAGCACGACGCGATCCTGCTCGGCGCCATCGGCGACCCGTCCGTACCGTCCGGAATCCTGGAGCGCGGCCTGCTGCTGAAGCTGCGCTTCGCCTTCGACCACTACGTCAACCTGCGCCCCTCCAAGCTCTTCCCGAACACCGCGACACCGCTCGCCGGCCGTCCCGACATCGACTTCGTCGTCGTCCGCGAGGGCACCGAGGGCCCGTACACGGGCAACGGCGGCAGCCTGCGCACCGGCACCCCGCACGAGGTCGCCACCGAGGTCAGCCTGAACACCGCGTACGGCGTGGAGCGGGTGGTCCGGGACGCGTACGAGCGGGCCGACGCGCGGCCGCGCAAGAAGCTGACGCTGGTCCACAAGAACAACGTCCTGGTGCACGCCGGCCACATGTGGAAGAAGATCTTCGACAAGGTCGGCGAGGAGTACCCCGAGGTCACCACCGACTATCTGCACGTCGACGCCGCGACGATCTTCTTCGTCACGCAGCCCGAGCGGTTCGACGTGATCGTCACCGACAACCTCTTCGGCGACATCCTCACCGACCTCGCCGCGGCCGTCACCGGCGGCATCGGCCTGGCCGCCTCCGGGAACATCAACCCCACGGGCGCCTTCCCGTCCATGTTCGAGCCGGTGCACGGCTCGGCGCCGGACATCGCGGGCACCGGCAAGGCCGACCCCACGGCCACCGTCCTGTCCACCGCCCTCCTCCTGCGCCACCTCGGGTACGAGGCCGAGGCGGCCCGCATCGAGGAAGCCGTCGCCGCCGACCTCGCGGCGCGCGACGAGATCCCCCGCACCACCGGCGAGATCGGCGACGCGCTCGCCACGCGAGTAGCCGGCTGA
- a CDS encoding purple acid phosphatase family protein, producing MDTPRVGIPEPLASRMSMPEQHEYLRTKLTRRGLLRASAVTAGAVAGGGLLAGPAQAATPSPTLLSSPATGAVHGSLVAPFGRHLAFGADPRHQMRVSWQVPFAVKRPFLRVGLRPWDLSRKIHAEVRDLHTPALGKKLPAVDQYYLHAALDGLRPGTTYYYGVGHDGFDPADSRHFGTLGTFRTAPARAERFVFTAFGDQGVSYHALANDQLILGQNPSFHLHAGDICYADPDGSGTEHDTYDARQWDQFLAQTESVAKTVPWMVTTGNHDMEAWYSPNGYGGQNARWSLPDNGPDAENAPGVYSFTYGNVAVVALDANDVSYEIPANLGVTGGKQTTWLDRELGELRATRGIDFIVVFFHHCAFSTTNAHASEGGVRDAWLPLFEKHQVDLVVNGHNHVYERTDAIKGGRVSKKMPIGETVDSSREGIVYVTAGGAGKSLYDFPVPDSYEGHVKDLDHVDTYHWAEGKVKVKEAAQWSRVRYTGYSFIAVEVLPGHRPRMKVTALAESGESIDRFEVTRRR from the coding sequence ATGGACACACCACGCGTGGGCATCCCCGAACCGCTCGCCAGCCGGATGAGCATGCCCGAGCAGCACGAATACCTCCGCACGAAGCTGACCCGCCGGGGTCTGCTGCGCGCCTCCGCCGTGACCGCCGGCGCCGTCGCGGGCGGCGGCCTGCTGGCGGGGCCCGCCCAGGCCGCCACCCCGTCCCCCACCCTGCTCTCCTCCCCCGCCACCGGTGCCGTGCACGGCTCGCTGGTCGCGCCGTTCGGCCGGCACCTGGCCTTCGGCGCCGACCCCCGGCACCAGATGCGCGTCTCGTGGCAGGTGCCGTTCGCGGTCAAGCGCCCGTTCCTGCGCGTGGGGCTGCGCCCCTGGGACCTGAGCCGCAAGATCCACGCCGAGGTGCGGGACCTGCACACGCCCGCGCTGGGCAAGAAGCTGCCCGCGGTGGACCAGTACTACCTGCACGCGGCGCTCGACGGCCTGCGTCCCGGCACGACGTACTACTACGGGGTCGGCCACGACGGCTTCGACCCCGCCGACTCCCGCCACTTCGGCACCCTCGGCACCTTCCGCACCGCCCCGGCCCGGGCCGAGCGGTTCGTCTTCACCGCCTTCGGCGACCAGGGCGTCAGCTACCACGCCCTCGCCAACGACCAGCTCATCCTGGGCCAGAACCCGTCCTTCCACCTGCACGCGGGCGACATCTGCTACGCCGACCCGGACGGCAGCGGCACCGAGCACGACACCTACGACGCGCGCCAGTGGGACCAGTTCCTCGCGCAGACCGAGTCGGTGGCCAAGACCGTGCCGTGGATGGTGACCACCGGCAACCACGACATGGAAGCCTGGTACTCCCCCAACGGGTACGGCGGCCAGAACGCGCGCTGGAGCCTGCCGGACAACGGGCCGGACGCCGAGAACGCGCCCGGCGTCTACTCCTTCACGTACGGGAACGTCGCCGTGGTCGCGCTCGACGCCAACGACGTGTCGTACGAGATCCCCGCCAATCTCGGCGTCACCGGCGGCAAGCAGACCACGTGGCTGGACCGCGAACTCGGCGAACTGCGCGCCACTCGGGGGATCGACTTCATCGTCGTCTTCTTCCACCACTGCGCCTTCTCCACCACCAACGCGCACGCCTCCGAGGGCGGCGTGCGCGACGCCTGGCTGCCGCTCTTCGAGAAGCACCAGGTGGACCTGGTGGTCAACGGCCACAACCACGTCTACGAGCGGACCGACGCCATCAAGGGCGGCCGGGTCTCCAAGAAGATGCCCATCGGCGAGACGGTGGACTCCTCGCGCGAAGGCATCGTGTACGTGACGGCCGGCGGCGCGGGCAAGTCGCTGTACGACTTCCCCGTACCGGACAGCTACGAGGGCCACGTGAAGGACCTCGACCATGTGGACACGTACCACTGGGCCGAGGGCAAGGTGAAGGTCAAGGAAGCCGCGCAGTGGTCGCGGGTCCGCTACACCGGCTACTCCTTCATCGCGGTCGAGGTCCTGCCGGGCCACCGGCCGCGGATGAAGGTCACCGCGCTGGCCGAGTCCGGCGAGAGCATCGACCGCTTCGAGGTCACCCGGCGCCGCTGA
- a CDS encoding Uma2 family endonuclease, which yields MTELLDDDPGTDLREVLWRVRTHMELPEGFRAEIIEADEDSGCIEVSHTGPHAHARVADRLRNAMDAHLGDGPYAVRFGIDIVDSRHVWCPDAVIALEDDVENGTCEYGLAASEVPLVAEVVAPGHEERERDRVRKRRAYARAGIPVYVLIDDYDLRGTVSVFTVPRPDKADYAAEHRVPYGMDVEVPEGPAKGFVIGEAITGPPRDDG from the coding sequence ATGACCGAACTGCTGGACGACGATCCCGGAACCGACCTGCGCGAGGTGCTGTGGCGGGTCCGGACGCACATGGAACTCCCCGAGGGCTTCCGCGCGGAGATCATCGAGGCCGACGAGGACTCGGGCTGCATCGAGGTGTCGCACACCGGCCCTCACGCGCACGCCCGGGTCGCCGACCGGTTACGCAACGCCATGGACGCCCACCTGGGCGACGGTCCGTACGCCGTCCGGTTCGGCATCGACATCGTCGACAGCCGCCACGTGTGGTGCCCGGACGCCGTCATCGCCCTCGAAGACGACGTCGAGAACGGCACCTGCGAGTACGGCCTCGCGGCGTCCGAGGTGCCGCTGGTCGCGGAAGTGGTGGCGCCGGGCCACGAGGAGAGGGAGCGCGACCGGGTCCGCAAGCGCCGTGCCTACGCGCGGGCGGGCATTCCCGTGTACGTCCTCATCGATGACTACGATCTCCGCGGCACCGTCTCCGTGTTCACCGTCCCCCGTCCCGACAAGGCCGACTACGCCGCCGAACACCGCGTCCCCTACGGCATGGACGTCGAGGTCCCCGAAGGCCCCGCCAAGGGCTTCGTCATCGGTGAGGCGATCACCGGGCCCCCGCGCGACGACGGCTGA
- the pruA gene encoding L-glutamate gamma-semialdehyde dehydrogenase, which produces MDAVTHVPAPYNEPVHGYAPGSPERARLEAKLKELAENPIELPMTINGEKRMGGGERFDVVQPHNHKAVIGTYANATRQDAQDAIDAALAAAPAWRAMSFDDRAAILLKAADLLSGPWRETIAASTMLGQSKTAQQAEIDAPCELVDFWRFNVHFARELLQEQPPVQPNGVWNRLDHRPLEGFVYAITPFNFTAIAGNLPTAPALMGNVVVWKPSPTQTHSAILLMQLLEEAGLPKGVINLVTGDGKEVSEVALPHPELAGVHFTGSTATFQYLWKAVGENITNYRSYPRLVGETGGKDFIVAHPTADPAILKTAVTRGAFEYQGQKCSAASRAYIARSTWENGFKDDLVAEVEGLTMGDVTDLSNFIGAVIDDRSFAKNKAAIDRAKEDPTCEIVAGGSYDDSVGYFVRPTVIVCSDPENEVFKTEYFGPIIAVHVYEDADFDAMLEQMESASAYALTGAVLAQDRQVLVAASEKLRFAAGNFYLNDRPTGSIVGQQPFGGGRASGTNDKAGSKFNLLRWMSPRAIKETMVAPTDYRYPHMG; this is translated from the coding sequence ATGGACGCCGTGACCCACGTCCCCGCCCCGTACAACGAGCCGGTGCACGGCTACGCCCCCGGTTCCCCCGAGCGGGCGCGCCTGGAGGCCAAGCTCAAGGAGCTGGCCGAGAACCCCATCGAGCTGCCGATGACCATCAACGGCGAGAAGCGGATGGGCGGTGGCGAGCGCTTCGACGTCGTGCAGCCGCACAACCACAAGGCCGTCATCGGTACGTACGCCAACGCCACCCGCCAGGACGCCCAGGACGCCATCGACGCCGCCCTGGCCGCCGCCCCGGCCTGGCGCGCCATGTCCTTCGACGACCGCGCCGCGATCCTGCTCAAGGCCGCCGACCTGCTGTCGGGCCCCTGGCGCGAGACCATCGCCGCCTCCACGATGCTCGGCCAGTCCAAGACCGCCCAGCAGGCCGAGATCGACGCGCCCTGCGAGCTGGTGGACTTCTGGCGCTTCAACGTCCACTTCGCGCGCGAGCTGCTCCAGGAGCAGCCCCCCGTTCAGCCGAACGGCGTCTGGAACCGCCTGGACCACCGCCCGCTGGAGGGCTTCGTCTACGCGATCACGCCCTTCAACTTCACCGCCATCGCCGGCAACCTGCCGACCGCGCCCGCCCTGATGGGCAACGTCGTCGTCTGGAAGCCGTCCCCCACGCAGACCCACTCCGCGATCCTGCTCATGCAGCTCCTGGAGGAGGCCGGCCTGCCCAAGGGCGTCATCAACCTGGTGACCGGCGACGGCAAGGAGGTCTCCGAGGTCGCGCTGCCGCACCCGGAGCTGGCCGGCGTCCACTTCACCGGCTCCACCGCCACCTTCCAGTACCTGTGGAAGGCGGTCGGCGAGAACATCACCAACTACCGCTCGTACCCGCGCCTGGTCGGCGAGACCGGCGGCAAGGACTTCATCGTCGCCCACCCGACCGCGGACCCGGCGATCCTGAAGACGGCCGTCACCCGCGGCGCGTTCGAGTACCAAGGCCAGAAGTGTTCCGCCGCCTCCCGCGCCTACATCGCCCGCTCCACCTGGGAGAACGGCTTCAAGGACGACCTGGTGGCGGAGGTCGAGGGCCTCACCATGGGCGACGTCACCGACCTGTCGAACTTCATCGGCGCCGTCATCGACGACCGCTCCTTCGCCAAGAACAAGGCCGCGATCGACCGCGCCAAGGAGGACCCGACCTGCGAGATCGTCGCGGGCGGCAGCTACGACGACTCGGTCGGCTACTTCGTGCGCCCGACCGTGATCGTCTGCTCGGACCCGGAGAACGAGGTCTTCAAGACCGAGTACTTCGGCCCGATCATCGCCGTCCACGTCTACGAGGACGCCGACTTCGACGCGATGCTGGAGCAGATGGAGTCCGCCTCGGCGTACGCCCTGACCGGCGCCGTCCTCGCCCAGGACCGCCAGGTCCTGGTCGCCGCCTCCGAGAAGCTCCGCTTCGCGGCCGGCAACTTCTACCTCAACGACCGCCCCACCGGCTCCATCGTCGGCCAGCAGCCCTTCGGCGGCGGCCGCGCCTCGGGCACCAACGACAAGGCGGGCTCGAAGTTCAACCTGCTCCGCTGGATGTCCCCCCGCGCCATCAAGGAAACGATGGTCGCCCCGACGGACTACCGCTACCCGCACATGGGCTGA
- a CDS encoding proline dehydrogenase family protein translates to MLGPVLLAAARSDSIRRIVSAAPVTRPVVDRFVAGERLDASMAAVRSLADRGMEVTLDHLGEDITDPAEALRNRDAYLLLTAALKDLGLGERAEMSVKLSAFGQALPGGHELALKNVTPVVEAAAEAGTTVTLDMEDHTTVDSTLAILGELRTRFPQTGAVLQSYLFRTEDDCRALAGEGSRVRLVKGAYKEPATVAFQDKREVDKAYVRCLKILMAGEGYPMIGSHDPRMVAIGQELGRRYGRKPAEYEFQMLYGIREAEQERLVTEGHRMRVYIPYGTDWYGYFMRRLAERPANLAFFLRSLVTKG, encoded by the coding sequence GTGCTGGGTCCCGTGCTTCTCGCAGCAGCCCGCAGCGACAGCATCCGCCGAATCGTCTCGGCGGCCCCGGTCACCCGTCCGGTCGTCGACCGGTTCGTGGCCGGTGAACGGCTGGACGCGTCGATGGCCGCCGTGCGGTCCCTGGCGGACCGCGGGATGGAGGTCACCCTCGACCACCTCGGTGAGGACATCACCGATCCGGCCGAGGCGCTGCGCAACCGCGACGCCTACCTCCTGCTGACCGCCGCCCTCAAGGACCTGGGCCTCGGCGAGCGCGCCGAGATGTCGGTCAAGCTCTCCGCCTTCGGCCAGGCCCTGCCCGGCGGCCACGAGCTGGCCCTGAAGAACGTCACCCCGGTCGTCGAGGCCGCCGCCGAGGCCGGCACGACGGTCACCCTGGACATGGAGGACCACACCACGGTCGACTCCACCCTGGCGATACTCGGCGAACTGCGCACCCGCTTCCCGCAGACCGGCGCGGTGCTCCAGTCCTACCTCTTCCGCACCGAGGACGACTGCCGCGCGCTCGCCGGGGAAGGCTCCCGTGTGCGCCTGGTCAAGGGCGCCTACAAGGAGCCCGCGACGGTCGCGTTCCAGGACAAGCGGGAGGTCGACAAGGCGTACGTACGCTGCCTGAAGATCCTGATGGCCGGCGAGGGCTATCCGATGATCGGGTCGCACGACCCGCGCATGGTGGCGATCGGCCAGGAACTGGGCCGCCGCTACGGCCGCAAGCCCGCCGAGTACGAGTTCCAGATGCTGTACGGCATCCGGGAGGCCGAGCAGGAGCGCCTGGTCACCGAGGGTCACCGGATGCGCGTCTACATCCCGTACGGCACGGACTGGTACGGCTACTTCATGCGCCGCCTCGCCGAGCGCCCCGCCAACCTCGCGTTCTTCCTGCGCTCGCTCGTCACCAAGGGCTGA